A stretch of DNA from Globicephala melas chromosome 19, mGloMel1.2, whole genome shotgun sequence:
GTGACAGAAACGTTTATTATAATGAttgatggtttcatgggtttATATAGAtatcaaaatttatcaaattttatagcttaaatatagatatttactgcatataatttatacttattaaaactttaaaaatatgattcaacTTAAAATTCTGGATTTCCTACTCTAGAAAATCAGTTTTGGCAACCATACTGACTCAATGGGCAGGTTCAGCACTTGCCTCAGGGGCAGCAAAAATAAGTGAGAAATTTTTGAAGTGGAAACAAAGactatttccacttcattcaACAGGGATACTGGATGGGTCAAAAATACCATATCACTAGACTAAGAATCTCTCTTCTCTCTATCCTTGTTTTCCTGTTTGCACAGCAATGGCCTTAGATGAACAGCCCAGAGAAGCCTCAGGAAtccacaaaacatttttttttttttttttttggtacgtgggcctctcactgctgtggcctctcctgttgcggagcacaggctctggacgcacaggcccagcggccatggctcacaggcccagccactccacagcatgtgggatcctcctggaccgggacacgaacctgcatcccctgcatcagcaggcagactcccaaccactgcgccaccagggaagccccacaaaacGTTTTGATAAGGCCTTCAGCTACACAGGATATACAGTTCTGGACGTCCTGAGAATTTCTGTACCTGCTCATCCTTCACAACCATAGTGACTAAACGTCGTGAGTGACCTTTTAAAAGAGGCACATTCTAACCATTATGTTGTAGTCTCCTCCACTCTCTATTAATCCAGTGTTTCTGTAACAATTATCACTTCCCTGGCCCCTTTAATCTTAAAACCATTGATGTTACCCTACAGAATTCAGGACATCAGGGCACATAGCTCTGCTGCAGGACCTGGGGAACAGATTTCCCTCAACAGTGCTGAGCATGATGAAATATCACCTGTGAACAAGAGAATAAGTTTATGTTGCTCTCAAAAGCACTAAAGGTTGTCACAGCAACCAGAAACAGCCCCCTCCTCAGTTTGAACTCTGAACTTACAAAACATCATGGCATGCCATCTAAAAATTAACACCACAAAGCCCTGCAGTCTTTCCTTGAAGGTTTTGAGCAGCAATGCAACCTAGGCCAAAACTGGAGAGGCATATTCTGTCATCATACTGTCCCTGCCGAGGCACACAGTTTGGGATCCTGACCAGAGCAGTTCATCTCAAGCCAACAAACCCAGTTTACAACAAACCACCCCATACAGTGAACAGAACCCCTAAGATTAATGGTGTCTTAAACAATAAGACCTTTATTATTATACAAACAAGAGCAATGGGAGGCAGACTGTTCCCCAGGCTGGTGACTTGGAGGCTGGAAAATCCCATCACTAGAGTCTCATGAGATCAATAATATTACTGAAAAATGTAGTCCATCTTTTCAAATCACCAACGGAGTCCTTTAGGCCAAAACTGGGTAAGGTCCATGATTTAACTcataagggaggaaaaaaaactggGAAAGACTAAGTGTTCAAGCTACTCATGAATCATCCCACAAGTGGGGGAGCACTGGGGTTTCCTTCCTAGGTTGGGTGAATGTTGCACACTATGGGCATCTGCCAGGTGGTTAGAGGTGAAATGACTTCTGCTACAGAACTGGCGGTGACATAAATCTGGCAAGGGCCCTGGACAGGTTAAAAAGTGCAATGCAGCTCCCACATACCTGGAATTTAAGTGGATGTTTGGATGTATCTGGTTCAATACAGGCAAATGGCATCTTCATAAGGGATCTCCTCCTGTGTTGTTGCACTGAACAAAGAAATCATATATACCTGCACATTGAAGGTAGTTCTCCCATTTGAAATCTGTGGTATCCCATGAGGTATGTTCTTCAGCGGAAGGCTTTCTCACACTCACTGAATTTATAAGTTataaggcctttctccactgTGAATTCTCTGGAGTGTACTGAGGCTAGACTTTGGCCAAAGGATTTTCCCCATCTGCCATACTCATAAGGCTTTGCTCCAATGTGACACTATGGTGTTTTAGGAGTCTGGAGATGAATTTCCCACATTCAAGTGCACATAAAGCCTTTCTCCAATATGAACACTCTAGTGGTCACTGAAGTTGGACCTATGGGtaaaggatttcccacattcactgcactcatcAGGCCTTTAACCAGTGTGAACTCTTCGGTGTTTAATGAGGCTGGAGCTATGGCTAAAAGATTTTCCACATTCGCTGCACTCATAAggcttttctccagtgtgaattctccTGTGTTTAATGAGGCTGGAGTTTTGAGtaaaggatttcccacattcactacaCTCATAAGGCCTTGAtccagtgtgaactctctggTGTTTCAAGAGACTGGAGCTGTAAGTAAAGAATTTCCCACATTcgctgcactcataaggcctttctccagtgtgaactctccGATGTTGCAGAAGTGCAGAGCTTTGGctaaaagatttcccacattcgCTGCACTTATAAGGCCTTTCTCCACTATGAACTCTATGGTGTTCAATGAGGCTAGAGTTTTGAGTAAAGGATTTTCCGCATTCACTGCACTCATAGGGCCTTGATCCAGAGTGAACTCTCTGGTGTTTTATAAGACTGGAGTGGTAGGTAAAGAATTTCCCACActcactgcactcataaggcctttctccagtgtgaacacTCCGGTGTTGAAGGAGTGCAGAGCTTTCACtaaaggatttcccacattcactacaCTCATATGGCCTTTCCCCAGTATGAATTCTCCGATGTTTAATGAGGTTGGATTTGTTGCTAAATAATTTTCCACATTCGTCACACTCATGAGGCCTCACTCCAGTGTGAACTCTCCGGTGTTGAATGAGGCTAGAGCTTTGCCTAAAGGTTTTCCCACATTCCCCACACTCATAAGGCTTTTCCCCAGTATGAACTCTCCAATGGTCATTGAGGCTGTAGCTTTTGctaaaagatttcccacattcgCTGCACATGTAGCATTTTTCTCTAGTGGGGACTCTTTGGTGCTGAAAAAGCATGTGTTTGCAACTAAAGTCTTCAGTACATTCTCCAGAGTTATAATGAGTTTTCCCCCTGTGAAAGGCAGCTCCACACTCAGTTCCCCTGTTTGACTTCTCCCTGGTGTATGTGGACTCCCCAtgggaaagggacttccctgacacaAAAAATTTGCAGTCTTTCATAAATGAGGCTCTGTCCATGTTGCTTCTGAAGCATTTCTCGCCAATGTTCTGCTTTTGGTGCTGAAGTTTTGCACTGAAATACAACTGCTGCTCCCATGCCCCAATATCATACAGTTTCTGCCTCTGGTGCTCAGTCAAGTGCAAAATGTCTCCCAAGTCCGGGCCGCATATCTCACAAAAATGGGCCTTTTGGGTGGACACACCTGCCTTGGGAGTACTGACCTGTGACATTCTATTTACAGAAATGCTCTGTTCAGGAGGTGCCTCTTCATCCTCTGCTCCATGCCAACAACCTGAAAGCAAGTAATGCTGGTGAAGTGCACATTGACTTTGGTCAGAGGGGACAGCTACTACAAAAGTGTGTGTAACAAACCTAGGAACCTGTCCATGGGATTGTTTGCAGGAGCAAGGAGTTGGTTCCAGTTGAGGATGGGGCTGCTTAGCACTACTGAGCTATAAAGATCACAGAATGGGAGAGGTCTCATGAGGTGAAGGACACAACCTTGTGGTGGACACAAAAAGAAGAGACAGCGTATGCAATTCCTTCTTCTACAAAGAACTTTGAAAAGGAACTTGTCTGCTGGTGACACATGAACACTGTATAAAAGGGTTGTGCCAAGACCCAAGAAAATACGACTATAGTAGGGCAGCTAGTCTTTAAGGACTGTTTAAGAATGTGTGCACACCTCATGAAACAAtacatatggggacttccctggtggtccagtggtaaagaattgcctttcaatgcaggggacccaggttctattcctggtcggggaactaagataccacatgccacggagcaaagaagctcacacgccacaactactgagcttgcgcgtctcaatgagagagagaaaacccacacgtcacaactagagagaaacccatgtgccgccgcaactagagagaagcccgtgcgccacaacgaagacctgacacagccaaaaataaataaataaataaataaattttttaaagttaaaaaaaaaaaaagaatacatagggGCCAATGCAGAAAGCACTGCAGTTGGAGTAGTGAGAAAAACGGGTGAGAGAGGAGTCGAGAGATGTGAGGTTAACCTCAGGTTGGAAATTAAGAGTAGCAGTGACAATAGAGATGACGAATTGGCCAAGTGtcaagaaaggggaaggaagacagaaatgaaGTGTGGCCACTGGCATCAAAATTCTGGTTAAACACAGTAAGTTTCTGGCATGATTTGAATACGGCATTGTCATCATGCCCTCTATGTGCTACTATGCAGGACCAGGCTCCCTCTGAGTCATCTTGCTTGATTCATATACATACTGTGAACCTCTGTGGGCTCTCCAACCCAATCCCACTCCCTCACTGATCAAATACATGGCACCTTGATGATACAAGAAGCAAGGGATTCGATA
This window harbors:
- the LOC115848007 gene encoding zinc finger protein 154-like gives rise to the protein MMSGRNFWLPFHSGHVSYSWFCLTSVRDLGIVGPSRGDGIEKVREEGLSPRHRGGSEIRRRRPGAPCQAQERVRRPCVPPLPAPLRPQSPMAAAALRNLPQGSVTFEDVAVYFSWEEWDLLDDAQRCLYHNVMLENLALITSLGCWHGAEDEEAPPEQSISVNRMSQVSTPKAGVSTQKAHFCEICGPDLGDILHLTEHQRQKLYDIGAWEQQLYFSAKLQHQKQNIGEKCFRSNMDRASFMKDCKFFVSGKSLSHGESTYTREKSNRGTECGAAFHRGKTHYNSGECTEDFSCKHMLFQHQRVPTREKCYMCSECGKSFSKSYSLNDHWRVHTGEKPYECGECGKTFRQSSSLIQHRRVHTGVRPHECDECGKLFSNKSNLIKHRRIHTGERPYECSECGKSFSESSALLQHRSVHTGERPYECSECGKFFTYHSSLIKHQRVHSGSRPYECSECGKSFTQNSSLIEHHRVHSGERPYKCSECGKSFSQSSALLQHRRVHTGERPYECSECGKFFTYSSSLLKHQRVHTGSRPYECSECGKSFTQNSSLIKHRRIHTGEKPYECSECGKSFSHSSSLIKHRRVHTG